CGCGGCGTGCGCGGATGACGCACCAGCGCGTTCAGCACCTTGCGGCTCTTCATGGCAGAGACATTCTTGGAGAGCGCGTCGAGCACACGGTCGGTGAGGTCGCGGCGGGTGAGCAGCGCGAGTGCGAGATCTTCGCTGAGGCGAGGGTCGGCGGCCGCGGCGCGCAACACGTCAGCCGATTGCGAGTGCAGCATGGGCTCGAGCGAGTCGGAAGGACCGGCTGCGTCGCGTCTCTCGCCGCGGCGGCTCACGGCTCAGGCCTTGGCGGCGGCTGCCTGCTTGCGCGCGAGGGCGAGCGCACCGAGCACGGGCTCGACGATATCGTCGCTGATGCGGGCGTTTGGACTCAACACCTTGAGCGTTTGCCGGAACGAACGCCGCACTTCCTCCGAACCGCCGAGTACGCCCCCAGTGATGCGTACCGGAGCGGGATCGTGCGTGGGCCACAGGCGGTCGATGACGTGACGCGCCAGTTCGGCAAGTTCGGCGCCGGCGCTGTCGAGTATTTCCGCCGCTGTCACGTCGCCTGCGCGAGCTTGTTCCATCACGATGGGAAAAAGTGTGGCGAAATCGGGCGGCGGGACGCGGTTGGCGAGCGTGACCAGGTCTTCGAGGCTCTGCTCTTTCCACACTTGCAGAATGGCGTCGCGCAGGCTGGTTTGTTCGCCGGAGTCGGCGGCGCGGAGCACGCGGGCGACGGCGTTGCGGCCGATCCATGTGCCGGACCCTTCGTCGGAGATGGCCGGGCCCCATCCGCCGGCGCGCGCGGTGCGGCCCGAGGCGTCGCGTCCGAAGGCGATGGAGCCGGTGCCGGAGATGACGAGCACGCCAGGGCCCGCGGAAAATGCGGCCTCCAGCGCGATGGCATTGTCGCCCACGACCTGCACCGGGCCGGAGACGACCTCCTGGATCCAGCGCAGCACGATCGAGGCGACGTCGGAGCGCGAGATGCCGGAAATGCCGACGCAAACGCCGGAGATCTGCTCGGGGTGGACGTTCCCTTTCGCCGAAGCCTTGCCCATCGCCTCGTAAATCGCGCCGCGGGCAGCGGCTTCGCCGACAACCTGAAGCTTGCAGGAGCCGGTGGTGGCCCGGCCGAGCACACGCGTCTCGTCGCCGAGCACACACTCGGTCTTGCTGCCGCCGCCGTCGATGCCGATGAAGTAGGCCATCGCTACGTGGTTGTAGCACGGGTGCGGCGAAAACATCTACCACAGAGACACAGAGGCACAGAGACAGCAATTCAAAATGACAAATGCAAAATGGGGAGGGCTCGCGCGCCGGAACGGCGAAACCGAATTCGTTGCCTGAATTCTCTGTGTCCCTGTGACCCTGTGGTGGATGTTCGTGTTGTGGTATTAACTACAGCGCGAGGGCAATCCGATTCCCACATTCAATAGCGGGTTGAGCGGGCTCGACCTGGCGATCATCGCGGCCTACCTGGCCGGGATCACGCTGTTTGGGTTGCGCTTTCGCAAGCAGCAGCG
This is a stretch of genomic DNA from Terriglobales bacterium. It encodes these proteins:
- a CDS encoding BadF/BadG/BcrA/BcrD ATPase family protein, giving the protein MFSPHPCYNHVAMAYFIGIDGGGSKTECVLGDETRVLGRATTGSCKLQVVGEAAARGAIYEAMGKASAKGNVHPEQISGVCVGISGISRSDVASIVLRWIQEVVSGPVQVVGDNAIALEAAFSAGPGVLVISGTGSIAFGRDASGRTARAGGWGPAISDEGSGTWIGRNAVARVLRAADSGEQTSLRDAILQVWKEQSLEDLVTLANRVPPPDFATLFPIVMEQARAGDVTAAEILDSAGAELAELARHVIDRLWPTHDPAPVRITGGVLGGSEEVRRSFRQTLKVLSPNARISDDIVEPVLGALALARKQAAAAKA